The genomic stretch CCACGATCCGGCGGCGGCGCTCGCGGTCCACGACGCAATGGGAGAGTTGAACGATGCCGTCGTGGATGCGCTCAACGAACGCGGTGTCCCCGCGCTCCCGATCCACCCGCTCTCGGCCGGCGCGCGCGACGATGCGGGAGACCTCTCGCTCGCGACCGGTAGCGTCGAGACGCTGCTCGCAGAAGGGTTCATGCCCGTGGTTCAGGCCGACGTGATCGCCCACGCGAGCCGTGGCGTGACGATCGTGAGCGGCGACGAACTCGTGGCCGTGCTCGCCGAATGCGTCGACGCCGACCGAGTCGGGCTGTGCTCGGCAGTACCAGGTGTGTTCGACGCCGACGGCGACGTGATCGATCGAATCGAGTCGTTCGATGCGGTCGCCGACGCGCTGGGCGGCAGCGACGCGACCGACGTGACGGGCGGAATGAGTACGAAGGTCCGGACGCTGCTCGACATGGATGCGCCGGCGTGGGTGTTCGGGATCGACGGACTCGAAGGGTTCTTGGACGAGGAATCGCCGGGAACCCGGGTCGGATAGCCCACCGATGACGACGATCGTTCGACGATCCACGCCGAGCCACGCAGTTTTTAAGACCCCTGGCCCGTAAGCACAGGTATCCGAGAGACCGCCCCGGGTGCGGTCGGGGCGGCCGGGCGGGTCATACGACCTCGCCAGCCGGCATTCGAGCGTGTCCGCGGGCGGCTCGGGAGTGACAACTATGGAAATCGATATTGCAACGATCGGCGGCTACGAAGAAGTCGGCCGACAGATGACGGCCGTGCGGGCGGGCGACGACATCGTGGTGTTCGACATGGGCCTCAACCTCTCGAAGGTCCTGATCCACGACAACGTCGAAACCGAACGGATGCACAGTCTCGACCTGATCGACATGGGCGCGATCCCCGACGACCGGGTGATGAGCGACCTCGACGGCGAGGTTCAGGCGATCGTGCCGACCCACGGTCACCTCGATCACATTGGGGCCATCTCGAAGCTCGCCCATCGCTACGACGCGCCGGTGGTGGCGACGCCGTTCACGATCGAGTTGATCAAACAGCAGATCGAGAGCGAGGAGAAGTTCGGGGTCGGCAACGACCTCGTGAAGATGGACCCCGGCGAGTCGATGGAGATCGGCAACGGGCTCGATCTGGAGTTCGTGAACGTCACCCACTCGATCATCGACGCGATCAACCCCGTGCTCCACACGCCCGAGGGCTCGATCATCTACGGCCTCGACAAGCGGATGGACCACACGCCAGTGATCGGCGACCCGATCGACATGGACCGCTTCGCCGAGATCGCCCGCGAGGGCGAGGGCGTGCTGTGTTACATCGAGGACTGTACGAACGCCGGCCGCAAAGGTCGGACGCCGAGCGAGCAGCACGCGCGCAATCACGTCAAGGACGTGCTCTACAGCATGGAGGATTACGACGGCGGGATCGTCGCCACCACCTTCTCCAGCCAGATCGCACGCGTGACGAGCCTCGTGGAGTTCGCGAAGGACATCGGCCGTCAACCCGTCCTGCTCGGCCGGTCGATGGAGAAGTACTCCGGAACCGCCGAACGTCTCGACTTCGTCGACTTCCCCGACGACCTCGGGATGTTCGGGCATCGCCAGTCGGTCGATCGAACGTTCAAGCGGATCATGAACGACGGCAAGGAGAACTTCCTGCCGATCGTGACGGGTCATCAGGGCGAGCCGCGTGCGATGCTCACCCGGATGGGCCGCGGCGAGACGCCATATCAGCTCGACGAGGGCGACAAGGTCATCTTCAGCGCCCGGGTCATCCCCGAGCCCACCAACGAGGGCCAGCGCTACCAGTCCGAGCAACTCCTCGGGATGCAGGGCGCGCGGATCTACGACGACGTCCACGTGTCGGGCCACCTGTCCCAGGAGGGCCACTACGAGATGCTTCAGACGCTCCAGCCCCACCACGTGGTTCCGGCGCACAACGATCTCGAACACCTCGCGCGCTACATCGACCTCGCCGAGGACCAGGGCTACGAGCTGGGGCGTGACATCCACGCCTCGCGCAACGGCAACGTCATCTCGCTGGTCGAATGAGCGACGAGGGGGCGGTGCTCGACGCGATCGCAGCCCGGCGCGAGCTGATCGACGACGCGCTCGTCGAGCGCCTGCCGATCCAAGAGCCAGAACGCCTCTATCACGCCTCGCGTCACCTCATCGACGCCGGCGGCAAGCGGCTCCGCCCCGCAGTCACCCTGCTCGTCGCCGAGGCACTCACCGGGATCGAGCCGCCGAACGCGGACTACCGCACGGTCCCGACGCTCGATAGTATCGATGCCGGAAGCGTCGGCGCTGCGGCGGGCGTCGGCACTGGCGATGACGTCGACGGCACGACGATCGACGTGATGGCTGCAGCGACCAGCATCGAGACGATCCAGTCGTTCACGCTGATCCACGACGACATCATGGACGCGGACGACCTCCGACGGGGCGTGCCAGCCGTCCATCGGGCGTACGACCCCGAAACCGCGATCCTCGCCGGCGATACACTCTACGCGAAGGCGTTCGAATTCATGCTCGATGCGGGCGCACCGCCGGCACGCACCGTCGAGGCGCTCTCCGAGCTCGCTCGAACCTGTACGCTGATCTGCGAAGGCCAATCACTCGATGTCGCCTTCGAAAGCCGCGACGACGTGACGACCGACGAGTACATCCACATGGTCGAGCAGAAAACGGCAGTGCTCTACGCGGCGGCCGCACGGGCTCCCGCCGTCCTGCTCGGAGCCGACGACGCGACCGCCGACGCGCTCTGCCAGTACGGCCTCGACGTCGGCCGCGCATTCCAGATCCGCGACGATGTCCTCGATCTCACGGTGCCGAGCGAAGAACTCGGCAAACAGCGCGGCAGCGATCTCGTGGAAGGAAAGCGGACCGCCGTCACGCTCCACGCGCGCGAGCAGGGTGTCGACGTCGAGGGGTTGATCGACGTCGACGACCCCGAAGCGGTGGACGAGGCTGCGATCGACGCGGCCGTGGCACGGCTCGACGACGCCGGCAGCATCGAGTACGCGCGGACGCTCTCGCGCGATCTCGTCGATCGCGGGAAAGAACGGCTCGATGTCCTGCCCGACTCGACCGCCCGCGATCACCTTCGCGATCTGGCCGAGTACCTCATCGAACGCGGGTACTGATCAAAAAGCAGCGATGGGGCGAGGCTGCCCCCATCGAACGTCCGCGATTACTCTTCTATCGCGCTGCCCGCTCGCACGATCTGCTCCTCGCCGAACGCCGGACCGATGAACTGAACCCCTACTGGGAGTCCGTCGGCAGTTCCGGCGGGCACCGAGATCGCGGGCAGATCGGCGAGGTTCACCGGGACGGTGTTCGCATCCATCAGGTAGAGCTGGAGCGGATCGTCGAGGCTCTCGCCGAGTTTCGGTGGGAGGACGGGCATCGTCGGACTCGCGAGCACGTCCGCATCGGCGAGCGCGCCATCGAAGTCCTGTTTGATCCACGCGCGGGCGTCCTGTGCCT from Halococcus saccharolyticus DSM 5350 encodes the following:
- a CDS encoding isopentenyl phosphate kinase, whose translation is MTTVLKLGGSVITDKSSPETLDETNLDRAVDVVANHDEPLVLVHGGGSFGHHHASQHGLSDTVGSHDPAAALAVHDAMGELNDAVVDALNERGVPALPIHPLSAGARDDAGDLSLATGSVETLLAEGFMPVVQADVIAHASRGVTIVSGDELVAVLAECVDADRVGLCSAVPGVFDADGDVIDRIESFDAVADALGGSDATDVTGGMSTKVRTLLDMDAPAWVFGIDGLEGFLDEESPGTRVG
- a CDS encoding ribonuclease J, with protein sequence MEIDIATIGGYEEVGRQMTAVRAGDDIVVFDMGLNLSKVLIHDNVETERMHSLDLIDMGAIPDDRVMSDLDGEVQAIVPTHGHLDHIGAISKLAHRYDAPVVATPFTIELIKQQIESEEKFGVGNDLVKMDPGESMEIGNGLDLEFVNVTHSIIDAINPVLHTPEGSIIYGLDKRMDHTPVIGDPIDMDRFAEIAREGEGVLCYIEDCTNAGRKGRTPSEQHARNHVKDVLYSMEDYDGGIVATTFSSQIARVTSLVEFAKDIGRQPVLLGRSMEKYSGTAERLDFVDFPDDLGMFGHRQSVDRTFKRIMNDGKENFLPIVTGHQGEPRAMLTRMGRGETPYQLDEGDKVIFSARVIPEPTNEGQRYQSEQLLGMQGARIYDDVHVSGHLSQEGHYEMLQTLQPHHVVPAHNDLEHLARYIDLAEDQGYELGRDIHASRNGNVISLVE
- a CDS encoding polyprenyl synthetase family protein produces the protein MSDEGAVLDAIAARRELIDDALVERLPIQEPERLYHASRHLIDAGGKRLRPAVTLLVAEALTGIEPPNADYRTVPTLDSIDAGSVGAAAGVGTGDDVDGTTIDVMAAATSIETIQSFTLIHDDIMDADDLRRGVPAVHRAYDPETAILAGDTLYAKAFEFMLDAGAPPARTVEALSELARTCTLICEGQSLDVAFESRDDVTTDEYIHMVEQKTAVLYAAAARAPAVLLGADDATADALCQYGLDVGRAFQIRDDVLDLTVPSEELGKQRGSDLVEGKRTAVTLHAREQGVDVEGLIDVDDPEAVDEAAIDAAVARLDDAGSIEYARTLSRDLVDRGKERLDVLPDSTARDHLRDLAEYLIERGY